The DNA sequence TTGACGAACACTCAATCCTTTTTCGACAACGTCTTTCGCCATCTGGAGCTGAACCTGCTCCTTATTTACCGTCAATAGTGCACGGGCATGTCCCATTGAAAGCACTGCTGTTGATACCATTTTGCGAATTTTTTCCGGTAATTGCAGCAGTCGCATCATGTTAGCGACGTGTGGTCTGCTTTTTCCAACCCGCTGTGCCAGCTGTTCTTGCGTGTACTCGTGATGAGCAATCAGCTTTTCGTATGCTTCCGCCTCTTCCAACGGATTTAGGTTTTCCCGTTGGAGGTTTTCTATCAATGCAATCTCCATCAGCTGCTGGTCTGTATAGGCTTTCACTACGACAGGCACCTGTTTCAATCCACACAGCTTGGCAGCACGAAGTCTTCTCTCACCCGCAACCAATTCATAACCCTTTATACTTTTCCGAACGATCAACGGCTGTATAATGCCATGCTCTTTGATCGATTGTGCCAATTCGTCAATAGCCGATTGTTCGAATTCTTTACGGGGCTGATATGGATTGGGACGAATCTCACTGACGGAAACCTCTTTGACCTGTTCCCCTTCCTCAATGAGATTGGACGTTATAAGTGCATTCAGCCCTTTTCCCAAACCTCTACTCATACCCCTACCACTTCCTTCGCCAAATCGGTATAGACTTCCGCCCCCCTGGAGCGTGGATCGTACGTAATGATGGCTTGTCCGTGTGAAGGAGCTTCACTTAAGCGGACATTTCGGGGAATAATCGTTTTG is a window from the Brevibacillus choshinensis genome containing:
- a CDS encoding ParB/RepB/Spo0J family partition protein, whose amino-acid sequence is MSRGLGKGLNALITSNLIEEGEQVKEVSVSEIRPNPYQPRKEFEQSAIDELAQSIKEHGIIQPLIVRKSIKGYELVAGERRLRAAKLCGLKQVPVVVKAYTDQQLMEIALIENLQRENLNPLEEAEAYEKLIAHHEYTQEQLAQRVGKSRPHVANMMRLLQLPEKIRKMVSTAVLSMGHARALLTVNKEQVQLQMAKDVVEKGLSVRQLEELVKQLNVSRETKKKKPAKHEPVLVEIEERLRSRFGTSVKIKKGTKRGKIEIDFYSQEDLQRIIDLLQAEK